Proteins found in one Haloferax litoreum genomic segment:
- a CDS encoding DMT family transporter, protein MDPGIFYAVLAALGWGVYIFVLKRFFSAYSGAQIAVAVNAFALLWYAPVTATRLDPDSVPSLATLGVSGIAVVAATIVFIGLGFVLFIYALDGGDVSYVAPINKLVPVFVLPIEILLLSEHLTALQLGGVAVATMAVYVANYEGGGLFDPLRRAATSRPAQFALASAACYAASDVGKRVGLQELAIPTTLWVPILFVGGALVLFPLAVRDWRPIRQELPRFAAAGLLVAGSEHVTSVAFSLVPASIGSPIINTQAVVAVILGGVILRESQFGTRLVAAFLAVAGVALIAIGDVGMLVAAVR, encoded by the coding sequence ATGGACCCCGGTATCTTCTACGCCGTCCTCGCCGCCCTCGGCTGGGGCGTCTACATCTTCGTCCTCAAGCGGTTCTTCAGTGCGTACTCGGGTGCGCAAATCGCCGTCGCGGTGAACGCGTTCGCCCTCCTCTGGTACGCACCGGTCACGGCGACGAGACTCGACCCCGATTCGGTTCCCTCCCTCGCGACGCTCGGAGTGTCCGGTATCGCCGTCGTTGCCGCGACAATCGTGTTCATCGGCCTCGGGTTCGTCTTGTTCATCTACGCGCTCGACGGCGGTGACGTGTCCTACGTCGCACCCATAAACAAACTCGTCCCGGTGTTCGTCTTGCCTATCGAGATTCTCCTGTTGTCGGAGCATCTGACTGCGCTTCAACTCGGTGGCGTCGCCGTGGCGACGATGGCGGTGTACGTCGCCAACTACGAAGGCGGCGGCCTCTTCGACCCGCTTCGCCGGGCCGCAACCTCTCGGCCAGCGCAGTTCGCACTGGCGAGTGCGGCCTGCTACGCCGCGAGCGACGTGGGAAAGCGCGTCGGGTTACAGGAACTGGCCATCCCGACGACGCTCTGGGTGCCGATTCTATTCGTCGGCGGTGCACTCGTCTTGTTCCCACTCGCCGTCCGCGACTGGCGACCGATTCGACAGGAACTCCCGCGATTCGCTGCCGCCGGCCTCCTCGTCGCCGGCAGTGAGCACGTCACCTCGGTGGCGTTCTCGCTGGTTCCCGCAAGTATCGGGTCGCCCATCATCAACACGCAGGCCGTCGTGGCGGTCATCCTCGGCGGCGTCATCCTCCGCGAATCCCAGTTCGGCACCCGCCTCGTCGCGGCGTTCCTCGCCGTCGCCGGTGTGGCACTCATCGCCATCGGCGACGTGGGGATGCTCGTCGCTGCCGTCAGGTAG
- a CDS encoding DNA-binding protein, translating to MSGSPDDERLEELRRKKMQELQEQAGQGGSAEQQQAEEAAQQRAEQQKQALLKQYLTDEARQRLNAVQMSKPDFADQVERQIVALAQSGRIQGRIDDEKMKALLKELQPESKSFNIRRR from the coding sequence ATGAGTGGCAGCCCAGACGACGAGCGACTGGAGGAGCTTCGACGCAAGAAGATGCAGGAACTCCAGGAACAGGCCGGGCAAGGCGGTTCCGCGGAGCAACAGCAGGCAGAAGAGGCGGCACAGCAGCGTGCCGAACAGCAGAAGCAGGCCCTGCTCAAACAGTATCTGACCGACGAGGCCCGCCAGCGCCTCAACGCAGTCCAGATGTCCAAGCCGGACTTCGCCGACCAGGTCGAACGCCAAATCGTCGCACTCGCTCAGAGCGGCCGCATTCAGGGCCGCATCGACGACGAGAAGATGAAAGCGCTACTGAAGGAACTCCAACCGGAGTCCAAGAGCTTCAACATCCGCCGTCGGTAA
- a CDS encoding amphi-Trp domain-containing protein → MGELETEAEMTRTEIASYLRELADQLDGDGAVTLELGGQQVSLTPTDPVTFKLEGESDWSHGDTEAKQSIEFELVWWTAAETADEGALNVEG, encoded by the coding sequence ATGGGAGAACTAGAGACTGAAGCCGAGATGACGCGTACAGAGATTGCATCGTATCTCCGAGAACTCGCCGACCAACTCGATGGTGACGGTGCGGTGACGCTAGAACTCGGTGGTCAACAGGTGTCGTTGACGCCGACAGACCCCGTGACGTTCAAACTCGAAGGCGAGTCCGACTGGTCGCACGGAGACACAGAGGCGAAACAGAGCATCGAGTTCGAGTTGGTGTGGTGGACTGCGGCCGAGACTGCCGACGAAGGCGCGTTGAACGTCGAAGGCTGA
- a CDS encoding universal stress protein has product MYDTILVPLDGSGPSDAALDEALDLAQAVDATVHALYIVDERVLHATQLDAGGLVRAYEKEGDRIVSKATEAGEEAGVEVVTAVEHGSPHRGILRYADEHDVDLIVMGTHGRRGLERYLIGSVTERVLRMSDTPILTIRGEDSPMESE; this is encoded by the coding sequence ATGTACGACACTATCCTCGTCCCGCTGGACGGAAGTGGTCCCAGTGACGCTGCACTCGACGAAGCACTCGACCTCGCACAGGCCGTCGACGCGACGGTTCACGCACTCTACATCGTCGACGAACGCGTCCTCCACGCGACACAACTCGACGCCGGTGGCCTCGTGCGCGCCTACGAAAAAGAGGGCGACCGAATCGTCTCGAAGGCCACCGAGGCCGGTGAAGAGGCGGGCGTCGAAGTCGTCACGGCAGTCGAACACGGGTCGCCGCATCGCGGCATCCTTCGGTACGCCGACGAACACGACGTGGACCTCATCGTGATGGGCACGCACGGTCGACGTGGACTGGAGCGTTACCTCATCGGGAGCGTCACCGAACGCGTCCTGCGGATGTCTGATACCCCGATACTCACCATCCGAGGCGAAGACTCGCCGATGGAGTCCGAATAA
- the truA gene encoding tRNA pseudouridine(38-40) synthase TruA, which yields MRAFRIAYDGRPYYGFQRQPDVPTVEDAILDACRSLGVCEGDAVPTGYAAAGRTDAGVSALAQTVAFECPDWCTPRALNSELPGTVRAWAAADVPGDFHARHRPNRREYVYDLHAPAESFDDGRATDAFDALRGEHDFHNLTPDSHGTVRTIDGDLTRDGDFLVVRVEAGGFAREFVRRFVSLLHIVASGAAPMSKIDDVLGPAHLKGPDGIPPAPPTPLVLTAVDYPGVAFEADPDAAESAVDAFGERALEDRIGWRVGSRIRDGIGAE from the coding sequence ATGCGCGCGTTCCGTATCGCCTACGATGGCCGCCCGTACTACGGGTTTCAGCGGCAACCGGACGTGCCAACCGTCGAAGACGCGATTCTCGACGCTTGCCGTTCGCTCGGGGTCTGTGAGGGAGACGCCGTGCCCACAGGGTACGCCGCCGCGGGGCGAACAGACGCAGGTGTCTCGGCGCTCGCGCAGACCGTCGCGTTCGAGTGCCCCGACTGGTGTACGCCGCGCGCGTTGAACTCCGAACTGCCGGGGACGGTCAGAGCGTGGGCCGCCGCGGACGTTCCGGGCGACTTTCACGCCAGGCACCGCCCGAACAGGCGGGAGTACGTCTACGACCTTCACGCACCGGCCGAGTCGTTCGACGACGGGCGAGCGACAGACGCGTTCGACGCCCTCCGCGGCGAACACGACTTTCACAACCTCACACCCGACTCCCACGGCACCGTTAGAACGATAGATGGCGACCTGACCAGAGACGGCGACTTCCTCGTCGTCCGCGTCGAAGCAGGGGGGTTCGCCCGCGAGTTCGTCCGCCGGTTCGTCTCGCTCCTCCACATCGTGGCGTCGGGAGCGGCCCCAATGTCGAAGATTGACGACGTCCTCGGCCCGGCGCACCTGAAAGGTCCCGACGGCATCCCGCCCGCCCCACCCACACCACTCGTCCTCACGGCAGTCGACTATCCCGGCGTCGCGTTCGAAGCCGACCCCGACGCGGCCGAGAGTGCCGTCGACGCGTTCGGCGAGCGAGCACTCGAAGACCGTATCGGGTGGCGCGTCGGGTCGCGTATCCGTGATGGAATCGGGGCCGAGTAG
- a CDS encoding M28 family metallopeptidase: protein MDDLSPPARAAFARTWTDGRPWEFLTRLTALGDRMAGGQGDARAGDIVADAFADAGVERVAFDPFEMAHWTRGETTLELTAPDERSFETIALPYSPPADVSGPLVDVGYGTPAEIDDHDVDGAIVVASTTTPPGGRFVHRMEKFNYAIDSGAVAFVFVNHVPGQLPPTGALRYDEEALAPAVGVSNETGSWLRDYANRGGQARLTVDADTEPGESRNVVGHLGPDTDRELVFCAHYDAHDIAEGALDNGCGIATVVTAARILAEMDLALGVRVVGVGAEELGLTGAEHLVETLDLDRVAAVVNVDGAGRFRDLVAMTHASEATAEVATRVADETRHPIRVEPEPHPFSDQWPFVRVGIPAVQLHSDSGERGRGWGHTHADTRDKVDDRNIREHAMLTALLVRELAADAADGTVPRLDDDELAAAFRRENFETGMKAAGIWPDGWNEG, encoded by the coding sequence ATGGACGACCTCTCTCCTCCCGCCCGTGCGGCGTTCGCTCGAACGTGGACCGATGGCCGCCCGTGGGAGTTCCTCACTCGACTGACCGCACTCGGCGACCGAATGGCGGGTGGACAGGGGGACGCCCGCGCGGGCGACATCGTCGCCGACGCCTTCGCCGACGCCGGCGTCGAACGCGTCGCGTTCGACCCGTTCGAGATGGCTCACTGGACGCGCGGTGAGACGACGCTCGAACTCACAGCACCCGACGAACGGTCCTTCGAGACGATTGCACTCCCGTACTCCCCGCCTGCCGACGTGTCGGGACCACTCGTGGACGTCGGCTACGGGACACCCGCCGAAATCGACGACCACGACGTAGACGGTGCAATCGTCGTCGCGAGTACGACGACACCTCCCGGCGGTCGGTTCGTCCACCGCATGGAGAAGTTCAACTACGCAATCGACTCGGGTGCGGTGGCGTTCGTCTTCGTCAACCACGTCCCGGGGCAACTCCCACCGACGGGTGCACTTCGCTACGACGAGGAGGCACTCGCACCCGCGGTGGGGGTGAGCAACGAGACGGGGTCGTGGCTGCGTGACTACGCGAACCGAGGTGGACAGGCCCGTCTCACGGTCGATGCCGACACCGAACCGGGCGAGAGTCGAAACGTCGTCGGTCACCTCGGCCCGGACACGGACCGCGAACTCGTCTTCTGTGCGCACTACGACGCCCACGATATCGCCGAAGGTGCGCTGGACAACGGATGCGGCATCGCTACCGTCGTCACCGCCGCACGAATCCTCGCCGAGATGGACCTCGCACTCGGTGTCCGCGTCGTTGGCGTCGGTGCCGAAGAACTCGGGTTGACCGGCGCGGAACACCTCGTCGAGACGCTCGACCTCGACCGTGTCGCCGCCGTGGTGAACGTCGACGGCGCGGGACGATTTCGGGACCTCGTGGCGATGACGCACGCCTCAGAGGCGACGGCCGAGGTAGCGACCCGCGTCGCCGACGAGACGCGCCACCCGATTCGTGTCGAACCCGAACCACACCCGTTCAGCGACCAGTGGCCGTTCGTCCGCGTCGGGATTCCGGCGGTCCAACTCCACAGCGACAGCGGTGAACGCGGGCGCGGATGGGGTCACACCCACGCGGACACGCGCGACAAAGTAGACGACCGGAACATCCGCGAACACGCGATGTTGACCGCGCTTCTCGTGCGAGAACTCGCGGCCGATGCGGCCGACGGAACAGTCCCGCGACTCGACGACGACGAACTCGCCGCCGCCTTCCGACGGGAGAACTTCGAGACGGGGATGAAGGCGGCGGGTATCTGGCCCGACGGGTGGAACGAGGGCTGA
- a CDS encoding DUF7411 family protein has product MDLALLYSGGKDSSLAALLLDTFYDVTLVTAHFDVTDDWKHARDAALELGYEFETLELDHDVAESAATRMVEDGYPRNGIQQVHEHALESVCGMGFDAVADGTRRDDRVPSISRAQAQSLEDRHGVDYLSPLSGFGRSAVDRLVESHLHVETGPSEEIPKADYEGELRTLIATEHGPDAVEEVFPAHVQSYVHGRR; this is encoded by the coding sequence GTGGACCTCGCGCTCCTCTACAGCGGCGGCAAGGACTCTTCGCTCGCCGCACTGCTTCTCGATACGTTCTACGACGTGACGCTCGTGACCGCACACTTCGACGTCACCGACGACTGGAAACACGCCAGAGACGCCGCGCTCGAACTCGGCTACGAGTTCGAGACGCTCGAACTGGACCACGACGTGGCCGAGAGCGCCGCGACGCGCATGGTCGAAGATGGCTACCCACGAAACGGCATCCAGCAGGTCCACGAGCACGCTCTCGAATCCGTGTGTGGGATGGGATTCGACGCCGTCGCCGACGGAACACGCCGAGACGACCGAGTCCCGTCCATCTCGCGGGCGCAGGCACAGAGCCTCGAAGACCGCCACGGCGTCGATTACCTCTCTCCCCTGTCGGGATTCGGACGCAGTGCGGTCGACCGCCTCGTGGAATCCCACCTCCACGTCGAGACCGGACCGTCCGAAGAGATACCCAAGGCCGACTACGAAGGCGAACTCCGAACCCTCATCGCAACAGAACACGGGCCCGACGCCGTCGAAGAAGTGTTCCCCGCCCACGTCCAGAGTTACGTCCACGGACGCCGATAG
- a CDS encoding lysylphosphatidylglycerol synthase transmembrane domain-containing protein, with product MARENIRATLLGFAAAFVVFAVLFYFAGVDELVSRLTMVSPVFLVGLFAITLVWLVAWGTSLKTVLGVLGVDISVLRSFLVFTGAMFSNNITPFGQAGGEPVTALLISRSTDTEYETGLAAIASVDTLNFVPSITIALIGVGYYATEVTLGRNLEIAFIAVVGLAIGVPTAVYVVWERRYELEQKIIRALTPVIQTVARYIPRISVPSTDGVERRINGFFRSIERVGRNPRGLAVALGLSGFGWLCQMIGLWTAFHAIGAPIAFSIALFVVPIGAIAGVTPLPGGAGGIEWTLAILVAAASPAVGFDVATAGVVLFRGFVYWVPTLLGGLVMGLESARGWRA from the coding sequence ATGGCCCGCGAGAACATTCGTGCGACGCTCCTCGGGTTCGCCGCCGCGTTCGTCGTCTTCGCCGTCTTGTTCTACTTTGCGGGCGTGGACGAACTCGTCAGCCGGTTGACGATGGTGAGCCCCGTGTTCCTGGTCGGCCTCTTCGCCATCACGCTCGTCTGGCTGGTCGCGTGGGGAACCTCGCTAAAGACAGTCCTCGGCGTCCTCGGCGTCGACATCTCCGTGTTGCGGTCGTTCCTCGTCTTCACGGGCGCGATGTTCTCCAACAACATCACGCCGTTTGGACAGGCCGGCGGCGAGCCTGTGACCGCCCTCCTCATCTCGCGGAGTACCGACACCGAGTACGAGACGGGACTCGCCGCAATCGCCAGCGTGGACACACTCAACTTCGTCCCGTCTATCACTATCGCCCTCATCGGCGTGGGGTACTACGCCACCGAAGTCACTCTCGGACGTAACCTCGAAATCGCCTTTATCGCCGTCGTCGGCCTCGCAATCGGCGTTCCGACCGCTGTCTACGTCGTCTGGGAACGGCGCTACGAACTCGAACAGAAAATCATTCGAGCGCTGACACCGGTCATCCAGACCGTCGCACGGTACATTCCGCGCATCTCGGTTCCGTCCACGGACGGCGTCGAACGCCGTATCAACGGCTTCTTCCGCTCTATCGAGCGTGTGGGTCGAAACCCGCGTGGGCTGGCGGTTGCGCTGGGCCTCTCTGGGTTCGGGTGGCTCTGTCAGATGATTGGCCTCTGGACTGCGTTCCACGCCATCGGCGCACCAATCGCGTTCTCCATCGCGTTGTTCGTCGTTCCCATCGGCGCGATTGCTGGTGTGACACCGCTTCCGGGCGGTGCAGGTGGCATCGAGTGGACGCTCGCCATCCTCGTCGCGGCGGCCAGTCCCGCCGTCGGATTCGACGTGGCGACTGCCGGCGTCGTCCTCTTCCGCGGGTTCGTCTACTGGGTGCCGACACTCCTCGGTGGTCTCGTGATGGGCCTCGAGAGCGCCCGTGGATGGCGAGCCTAA
- the hisS gene encoding histidine--tRNA ligase: MYERLKGFRDFYPEEMSARRAVFDTVETTAARYGFREIGTPHLERTQMYVDKSGEEIVDELYAFEDKGGREISLTPELTPTVARMVVAKQQELSKPIKWVSTRPFWRYEQVQQGRFREFYQTNADIFGSTEPEADAEILAFAADALFDLGLTADDFEFRVSHRDILGGLLRSFDADVDLRDAIRAVDKSEKVEREEYLGLLTDAGLSYDQADEFATLIERGDLDEIAEFGGENVEAAVENLQNVLAAAEDFGAGDVCHVSLTTARGLDYYTGVVFECFDSTGEVSRAAFGGGRYDDLIESFGGQPTPAVGVGIGAAPLQLLCQRAGVWEEELSTDYYVLTVGDTRDVASRIARDLRASGNVVEVDVSGRSFGAQMSYADSINAASVVIVGERDLENGEVTIKDMESGDQTTAPVDDFPGDRGEPTYEDYE; encoded by the coding sequence ATGTACGAGCGACTCAAGGGATTTCGTGATTTCTATCCCGAAGAGATGTCGGCCCGACGAGCGGTCTTCGACACCGTCGAGACCACCGCGGCCCGGTACGGGTTCCGCGAAATCGGGACGCCGCACCTCGAACGGACGCAGATGTACGTCGACAAGTCCGGCGAGGAAATCGTCGACGAGTTGTACGCCTTCGAGGACAAGGGCGGGCGCGAAATCTCTCTCACCCCGGAGTTGACGCCGACTGTCGCCCGGATGGTCGTCGCGAAGCAGCAGGAACTGTCGAAGCCCATCAAGTGGGTCTCGACCCGTCCGTTCTGGCGGTACGAGCAGGTCCAACAGGGCCGGTTCCGCGAGTTCTATCAGACGAACGCCGACATCTTCGGGTCGACCGAACCGGAGGCCGACGCCGAGATTCTTGCGTTCGCGGCCGACGCCCTCTTCGACCTCGGCCTCACGGCCGACGATTTCGAGTTCCGCGTCTCCCACCGCGACATCCTCGGTGGTCTCCTGCGCTCGTTCGACGCCGACGTGGACCTTCGAGACGCCATCCGCGCCGTCGACAAGTCCGAGAAGGTCGAACGCGAAGAGTACCTCGGACTGCTCACCGACGCGGGTCTCTCGTACGACCAGGCCGACGAGTTCGCCACGCTCATCGAGCGTGGTGACCTCGACGAAATCGCCGAATTCGGCGGCGAGAACGTCGAGGCGGCGGTCGAAAACCTCCAGAACGTCCTCGCGGCGGCCGAGGACTTCGGTGCCGGCGACGTCTGTCACGTGTCGTTGACCACCGCCCGTGGCCTCGACTACTACACCGGCGTCGTCTTCGAGTGTTTCGACTCGACGGGCGAAGTCTCCCGCGCGGCCTTCGGCGGCGGCCGATACGACGACCTCATCGAGTCCTTCGGCGGCCAACCGACACCTGCTGTCGGTGTCGGCATCGGCGCTGCACCGCTCCAACTCCTCTGCCAACGCGCCGGTGTCTGGGAAGAAGAACTCAGCACGGACTACTACGTCCTCACCGTCGGCGACACCCGCGACGTCGCCTCTCGTATCGCCCGTGACCTCCGGGCGTCGGGCAACGTCGTCGAAGTGGACGTGTCGGGTCGGAGTTTCGGCGCGCAGATGTCCTACGCCGACTCCATCAACGCCGCCAGTGTCGTCATCGTCGGCGAACGCGACTTAGAGAACGGCGAAGTGACCATCAAGGACATGGAATCGGGCGACCAGACGACCGCACCCGTCGACGACTTCCCGGGTGACCGCGGCGAACCCACCTACGAAGACTACGAATAG
- a CDS encoding 30S ribosomal protein S19e, which translates to MVTIYDVPADALIEEVAGRLEDRIEQPDWMAFAKTGQTRELPPQQDNFWFIRGASLLRKVAMNGPVGVDRLATEYGGLKRGSNRYSVAGAHSDTGSKKIIRKLLQQLEDEGLVETAKGEGRRITAEGTSFLDNAASDVLADLDRPELERYA; encoded by the coding sequence ATGGTAACCATCTATGACGTCCCGGCGGACGCCCTCATCGAAGAGGTCGCCGGACGACTCGAGGACCGTATCGAGCAACCCGACTGGATGGCCTTCGCTAAGACCGGCCAGACCCGTGAACTGCCCCCACAGCAGGACAACTTCTGGTTCATCCGCGGCGCGAGCCTGCTCCGCAAGGTCGCGATGAACGGCCCAGTCGGTGTCGACCGTCTCGCTACTGAGTACGGTGGCCTCAAGCGTGGCTCCAACCGCTACAGCGTCGCGGGCGCACACAGCGACACCGGGAGCAAGAAGATCATTCGCAAGCTCCTCCAGCAACTCGAAGACGAGGGTCTCGTCGAGACCGCCAAGGGTGAAGGCCGCCGCATCACTGCCGAGGGAACGAGCTTCCTCGACAACGCTGCTTCCGACGTTCTCGCGGACCTCGACCGTCCGGAACTCGAACGCTACGCGTAG
- a CDS encoding HAD family hydrolase — MTYDAVIFDNDGVLTEPTLLEVQREAVRRAFAEFDVDPTTEAIDGVIHGGLTRLRRICSVHEVSVDEFWPRHETHAAEVQLECLENGTKPLYDDVQTLDELDHPLGIVSNNQHATIEHILNVYDMTDHFEVAYGRDPTVEGARVKKPDPHYIERAMDRLDVEKALYVGDSNVDVVAANRAGIDSAFVRRPHRDGYALAAEPTYELDSLDELLAVC; from the coding sequence ATGACGTACGACGCTGTCATCTTCGACAACGACGGCGTACTGACGGAACCCACGTTGCTCGAAGTGCAGCGTGAGGCGGTCCGACGAGCGTTCGCCGAGTTCGACGTCGACCCGACGACCGAAGCAATCGACGGCGTCATTCACGGCGGCCTCACGCGCCTGCGACGCATCTGTTCGGTCCACGAAGTCTCGGTCGACGAGTTCTGGCCACGCCACGAGACCCACGCCGCCGAAGTCCAACTGGAGTGTCTGGAGAATGGGACGAAACCGCTGTACGACGACGTGCAGACACTCGACGAACTCGACCACCCACTCGGCATCGTGAGCAACAATCAGCACGCGACCATCGAACACATCCTCAACGTGTACGACATGACCGACCACTTCGAGGTTGCCTACGGGCGCGACCCGACAGTCGAGGGTGCACGCGTGAAGAAACCGGATCCACACTACATCGAGCGAGCGATGGACCGACTCGACGTCGAGAAGGCACTCTACGTCGGCGACAGCAACGTCGACGTGGTGGCCGCGAATCGCGCTGGCATCGACTCGGCGTTCGTCCGTCGCCCACACAGGGACGGGTACGCCCTCGCGGCCGAACCGACGTACGAACTCGACTCACTCGACGAGTTACTCGCAGTGTGCTGA
- the thiL gene encoding thiamine-phosphate kinase produces the protein MDERTALRLLAADLPGAGDDAAIVDGLVVTTDMLHEATDFPDGTTRYTAGWRAVGASLSDVAAMGATATCAVAVYAAAELDETELRDFVQGARDVCEAVSAEYVGGDLDTHREFTTVSTAIGRTDDPVLRSGARPGDLLCVTGELGRSAAAVRLFDAGETERANDLFRFTPRVAAGVRLAASATAMMDSSDGLARSVHQLAEASECGFELDWDALPVHDAVDEVATDAADRRDLSAYFGEDFELVFTIPEDELAAVRDDVAVPLTVVGRVTEDETIVADGEPLPDRGYTHGGD, from the coding sequence ATGGACGAGCGCACCGCCCTCCGACTGCTCGCTGCGGACCTGCCCGGCGCGGGCGACGACGCCGCCATCGTCGATGGTCTCGTCGTCACGACGGACATGCTCCACGAGGCCACGGACTTTCCCGATGGCACGACCCGCTACACTGCCGGGTGGCGGGCAGTCGGCGCATCCTTGTCAGACGTTGCTGCGATGGGGGCCACAGCGACGTGCGCAGTCGCCGTCTACGCCGCGGCCGAACTCGACGAGACGGAACTCCGTGACTTCGTGCAGGGCGCTCGTGACGTGTGTGAGGCCGTCTCCGCGGAGTACGTCGGCGGTGACCTCGACACCCACCGGGAGTTCACGACGGTCAGTACGGCTATCGGTCGCACCGACGACCCGGTTCTCCGGTCGGGTGCGCGTCCGGGTGACCTCCTCTGTGTGACGGGCGAACTCGGCCGCTCGGCCGCCGCCGTTCGTCTGTTCGACGCCGGCGAGACAGAACGCGCAAACGACCTGTTTCGGTTCACGCCGCGCGTCGCTGCCGGCGTCCGACTCGCGGCGTCGGCGACGGCGATGATGGACTCCAGCGATGGACTCGCCCGGTCTGTCCACCAACTCGCCGAGGCGAGCGAGTGCGGATTCGAACTCGACTGGGACGCGCTCCCGGTCCACGACGCCGTCGACGAAGTCGCCACCGACGCCGCCGACAGACGTGACCTCTCTGCGTACTTCGGCGAAGACTTCGAACTCGTGTTCACCATCCCCGAAGACGAACTCGCCGCCGTCCGCGACGACGTGGCCGTTCCGCTCACTGTGGTCGGACGAGTGACGGAGGATGAGACAATCGTCGCCGACGGGGAACCGCTCCCGGACCGTGGGTACACTCACGGCGGTGACTGA
- a CDS encoding CPBP family glutamic-type intramembrane protease, whose product MASESTLQRQVSRFTQSAAWTPRDALFVAVGVYALWVIATFVFEGRIQTLLRPDATFDRLVYAVVANLLVGTVLAMWVVRRIVAADVVEQVRAGFQSALRTVGGVVVAAAVGLTLYVVQNPPSTDPMVVGNVFAQVLPTSIAEVVVCWVLVGATVEAVLRGRGSNRYLAIGVAIVTASVLFGVYHVAHSPPFNTLSQVVLLTVVGVVTSLVFFLTRDVYATVVFHTMLALTGVTQSLADAGRLGTFTDPVVPLFVVALVAVAVLVAADVGFVRRARGELHA is encoded by the coding sequence ATGGCTTCTGAATCCACGCTTCAGCGGCAGGTGTCCCGGTTCACGCAGAGTGCCGCGTGGACACCACGAGACGCGTTGTTCGTCGCAGTGGGTGTCTACGCCCTCTGGGTTATCGCGACGTTCGTCTTCGAAGGGCGAATCCAGACGCTCTTACGGCCGGACGCGACGTTCGACAGGTTAGTGTACGCTGTCGTGGCGAACCTCCTCGTAGGAACTGTTCTTGCGATGTGGGTAGTCCGGCGCATCGTCGCAGCAGACGTGGTCGAACAGGTGCGAGCCGGCTTCCAGTCGGCCCTTCGAACTGTCGGTGGTGTCGTCGTCGCCGCCGCAGTCGGCCTGACGCTATACGTCGTACAGAACCCACCGTCTACGGACCCGATGGTCGTCGGAAACGTCTTCGCGCAGGTCCTTCCGACTTCTATCGCCGAAGTGGTCGTCTGCTGGGTACTGGTCGGCGCGACTGTCGAGGCGGTTCTCCGCGGCCGTGGGTCGAACAGGTACCTCGCAATCGGTGTCGCAATCGTGACTGCGAGCGTCCTCTTCGGTGTCTACCACGTCGCACATAGCCCACCGTTCAACACGCTCTCACAGGTCGTATTGCTCACCGTCGTCGGCGTCGTCACGAGTCTCGTGTTCTTCCTGACCCGAGACGTGTACGCGACTGTCGTCTTCCACACGATGCTGGCCCTCACCGGTGTCACGCAGTCGCTCGCGGACGCTGGACGACTCGGGACGTTTACCGACCCGGTAGTCCCACTGTTCGTCGTTGCACTCGTGGCAGTGGCCGTCCTCGTCGCGGCCGACGTTGGATTCGTTCGGCGCGCGCGGGGCGAACTGCACGCGTAA